The following is a genomic window from Methanoplanus sp. FWC-SCC4.
CCAGTGAAATAAATCCTGCTCCCGTACCTTTTATTGCAACAATTTTTATAGGGTCTTTTGATGATATGTTTCTGCTGAAATTATTGTCCAGTGCCCAAAAGCAGCATGTTAAAAGTATACCTATGGCTGCGAGTGAAAATTCCAGGTTTCCTTCAGGATTCCATGTCAGTATTATGCATGAAAGTGTTATGCATCCGAGTGCGGCCCAGATATGTTTTCCTACAGCTTCTCCAAACAGCATAAAGGCAATAATTGTTGTTGATACCGCCTCAAAATTCAGAAGAAGTGATGCAGTTGCTGCAGGAGTCATTAAAAGACTGTACATTAATGTTACCGGTGCAAGTACTCCTCCAAACAGTGTCACTCCAAATAGCCAGGGATAATCGGATTTTTGTAAAGAAGCTTCTAAGAATTTTTTCTTTTTAGAGACAATTCCCTGTAACAAAATATATATTATGAGTCCAAATCCGCTTCCAAGGTAAAAAAGTGAAGCAAGAATTATTGGATCGATACCATCAAGCAGGATTTTGGCTATAGGTGCCGTTCCTCCAAAGAGTGCAGCAGCAAGAAAAGCACAGATGACTGAAAAATTCTTTTCTGAGACCATATTGAGATTTCCTGAAATTTAACCTTATATGGTTTGTTTTACATATGGATATAATTTTTATATCTTCTGCTTTCAAAAAATTTGATTTTTGTAGGAATTTTGCTGATTAAAAATATGGATTATGTGTTTTTCAAAATACAGTTTCATCAATATTTTGATGTATGAATTGATTAAAATTATAGCTTTTATTTTTCCCCCTATTGCCGGG
Proteins encoded in this region:
- a CDS encoding DMT family transporter translates to MVSEKNFSVICAFLAAALFGGTAPIAKILLDGIDPIILASLFYLGSGFGLIIYILLQGIVSKKKKFLEASLQKSDYPWLFGVTLFGGVLAPVTLMYSLLMTPAATASLLLNFEAVSTTIIAFMLFGEAVGKHIWAALGCITLSCIILTWNPEGNLEFSLAAIGILLTCCFWALDNNFSRNISSKDPIKIVAIKGTGAGFISLVFALAIGQSLPSLQTSVLAMVVGFFAYGGMTSVLFLLALRGIGTSRTGSLLAISPFFGVGISFLLFNDVPDFSFYLAFPIMLIGALLLIFEKHSHMHHHRSQIHEHRHRHSQDKLHHDHQHDSTDPPLSPSGEHCHLHEHIERWHEHPHSPDIHHRHKH